The following proteins are encoded in a genomic region of Xanthomonas cassavae CFBP 4642:
- a CDS encoding peptidoglycan-binding protein, with product MLDIIEREAAERKIPRDDFLRFAHVETGGVFDALASRGAGGAKGLFQFTPPTAAQYGIAGRELDAVVNTDAAARLYLDNRTSLVDRHERDGRPYLSGKPAPDGLDMYLAHQQGAGGYRSLQTAIATGSFGLESTRANILNNVGEKELKSLTGVDSATFRRMSDKDMAQTFVQYWDTKMDRIRIPEKGIEPVSDRQQAPSHSAPAQSAPTQPEKAVAQGIALHAAYDLTHKYDHVKYGLAAKDPDEGRVDCSGWVVEMQNATMEEINKGAGKAIFTKDEKFSPGFDSASELLRKAEHRSGVLIEGKNVTAQNLKEGMIIGEDNGPQSWDKGRYKGIDHITMVVRDPKDGELKISQSRGGEGVELSSLDSYLERKHAKGVKLYASDPLSEARELLQDRSQSRHQSHDGNPHKPVHAQTTAETSGVLRDKAHGAEVQKLQQTLQQLGYKDANGNELKADGTFGQRTAEAVKAFQRARGLQDDGIVGGDTFKALKQAEKAPLLSERTNPDHPLYNQAVSKLEQLGPNAFADRRALENAAGSLAFEAKASGLQRIDAVMQSKDGTGLFAVQGQPSDPAHQRIYADKASAAERPLEHTSNAVRQDAQSQTQTWVQEQQEQQRSQARGGA from the coding sequence GTGCTCGACATCATCGAACGCGAAGCGGCCGAGCGAAAGATCCCGCGTGACGACTTCCTGCGTTTTGCCCACGTAGAGACTGGCGGCGTCTTCGACGCGTTGGCCAGCCGCGGAGCCGGTGGTGCAAAAGGACTGTTTCAGTTCACGCCTCCGACCGCCGCACAATACGGGATCGCTGGACGCGAGCTGGATGCAGTGGTCAACACCGATGCAGCCGCGCGGCTGTATCTGGATAACCGGACGAGTCTGGTCGACCGGCACGAACGCGATGGCCGGCCCTACCTGTCGGGCAAACCTGCGCCTGACGGCCTGGACATGTATCTGGCGCATCAGCAAGGCGCCGGTGGTTACCGCTCTTTGCAGACCGCCATCGCCACCGGATCCTTTGGACTCGAAAGCACGCGCGCCAACATCCTCAACAATGTCGGCGAAAAAGAACTGAAATCCCTGACGGGTGTCGATTCGGCAACGTTCCGGCGCATGTCCGACAAGGACATGGCGCAGACGTTCGTGCAGTACTGGGATACGAAGATGGACCGTATCCGTATTCCTGAAAAAGGAATCGAGCCGGTTTCGGACAGACAGCAGGCACCGTCGCACTCTGCGCCAGCGCAGTCCGCACCTACCCAGCCAGAAAAAGCTGTAGCACAAGGCATCGCGCTCCATGCCGCCTACGACTTGACCCATAAGTACGATCACGTCAAGTACGGCCTTGCCGCAAAAGATCCCGATGAAGGCAGGGTCGATTGTTCTGGCTGGGTGGTCGAGATGCAGAACGCGACCATGGAGGAGATCAACAAGGGCGCCGGCAAGGCCATTTTCACCAAGGACGAAAAGTTCAGCCCTGGTTTCGACAGTGCATCCGAACTGCTGCGCAAGGCCGAACATCGCTCGGGCGTGCTGATCGAAGGCAAAAATGTCACTGCCCAGAACCTCAAAGAAGGCATGATCATCGGCGAGGACAATGGCCCACAGAGTTGGGACAAAGGACGCTACAAGGGCATCGACCACATCACCATGGTGGTACGCGACCCCAAGGATGGCGAGCTCAAGATCAGCCAATCGCGTGGCGGTGAGGGCGTCGAGCTCAGCTCGCTGGATTCTTACCTTGAACGCAAGCACGCCAAGGGCGTCAAGCTCTATGCCAGCGACCCGCTGTCCGAGGCACGCGAGTTACTGCAGGACCGCAGCCAGAGCAGACATCAGTCTCACGACGGCAACCCACACAAACCTGTGCATGCGCAGACGACCGCAGAGACATCCGGGGTACTGCGTGACAAGGCGCATGGCGCGGAGGTTCAGAAACTGCAGCAGACCTTGCAGCAGCTGGGCTACAAGGACGCCAATGGCAACGAACTCAAAGCCGACGGTACCTTTGGTCAACGGACGGCTGAAGCGGTCAAGGCATTCCAGCGTGCACGCGGACTGCAGGATGATGGCATCGTTGGCGGCGATACGTTCAAGGCATTGAAGCAGGCCGAGAAAGCGCCGTTGCTGTCGGAAAGGACCAATCCCGATCATCCGCTATACAACCAGGCCGTAAGCAAGCTGGAACAGCTGGGTCCGAATGCGTTCGCCGACCGTCGTGCACTGGAGAATGCAGCGGGCTCATTGGCCTTCGAAGCCAAGGCCAGCGGTTTGCAGCGCATCGATGCGGTGATGCAGAGCAAGGACGGCACCGGACTGTTCGCGGTACAGGGTCAGCCAAGCGATCCGGCGCACCAGCGGATCTATGCGGACAAGGCATCGGCTGCAGAACGCCCATTGGAACACACCAGCAATGCCGTACGGCAGGACGCGCAGTCGCAAACGCAAACATGGGTCCAAGAGCAGCAAGAGCAGCAACGCAGCCAGGCACGCGGCGGCGCCTGA